The following proteins are encoded in a genomic region of Aminivibrio pyruvatiphilus:
- a CDS encoding cell division ATP-binding protein FtsE: MDIRLAGVTKVFEPDIVALEDIYLSIDKGEFVYLVGTTGSGKTTLLRLISREYLPTRGQITVGDVNLRKIGRGQLPFYRRDVGVVFQDYKLLPNLTVFENVAFVLEAMGIPPRVVQNRANEVIDQVGLWRRRFLKPPQLSGGEQQRVAIARAMANSPSIFLADEPTGNLDLRTSEEIMRLLLSINAAGTTVLVATHDQYLVDAYRQRLVELHNGRLKRDERRGRYFIDGEL; this comes from the coding sequence ATGGATATTCGCCTGGCAGGAGTCACCAAGGTATTCGAACCCGACATTGTCGCCCTTGAGGACATTTATCTCTCCATCGACAAGGGGGAGTTCGTCTACCTTGTGGGAACCACAGGCTCGGGAAAGACCACCCTCCTCCGGCTCATCTCCCGGGAGTACCTTCCCACCAGGGGGCAGATCACCGTGGGGGACGTGAATCTGCGGAAGATAGGCCGGGGCCAGCTTCCCTTCTACAGGAGGGACGTGGGGGTCGTCTTCCAGGACTACAAGCTGCTGCCCAACCTGACCGTGTTTGAAAACGTGGCCTTTGTGCTGGAGGCCATGGGCATTCCCCCGAGGGTCGTGCAGAACAGGGCCAACGAAGTGATCGACCAGGTAGGGCTGTGGAGACGGCGGTTCCTCAAGCCTCCCCAGCTTTCAGGGGGAGAACAGCAGCGGGTCGCCATCGCCAGGGCCATGGCGAACTCCCCGTCCATCTTCCTCGCCGATGAGCCCACCGGAAACCTCGACCTCCGGACGTCCGAAGAAATAATGCGCCTTCTCCTTTCCATCAATGCCGCAGGAACCACCGTTCTCGTGGCCACCCACGACCAGTATCTCGTCGATGCCTACCGCCAGCGCCTCGTGGAGCTCCACAACGGACGGCTCAAGCGCGACGAGAGGAGAGGGAGGTATTTCATCGATGGCGAGCTTTAA
- a CDS encoding cell division protein FtsX — MASFKYALRDTFRLICRHWGLSILTLITAASVLYILGFTALFALNVRHMVSRIEGGLVVQVYMKKGEKPDDVFARVKANPTVTSIRAISPEEALDRLRAKLGNQARAVTLMGENPLPWSLEIQVQRAEHITPLVRDLVVFPSVEEVIYSGKLVERLSTISRASAAVSATILVLAVIISALVIFNTIRIAIYSRKEEIEVMLLIGATKTYISLPFVIQGMFLGAGGALLAVAGLWATYASAVNAVRSTLAFLDIIVNQQVLLQFFLLLFATGATMGWMCSWLAVSRFTSRALRPR, encoded by the coding sequence ATGGCGAGCTTTAAATATGCCCTGCGGGACACCTTCCGGCTCATCTGCCGCCACTGGGGACTGAGCATCCTTACCCTCATCACCGCGGCCTCGGTGCTCTACATCCTCGGCTTTACCGCCCTTTTCGCCCTGAACGTGCGGCACATGGTCTCCCGGATCGAGGGCGGGCTGGTGGTACAGGTCTACATGAAGAAGGGCGAAAAACCTGACGACGTCTTTGCCAGGGTGAAGGCAAACCCCACGGTCACCAGCATACGGGCCATTTCTCCCGAGGAGGCCCTTGACAGGCTCCGGGCCAAGCTGGGGAACCAGGCCAGGGCCGTTACCCTCATGGGGGAGAACCCCCTGCCGTGGAGCCTGGAGATCCAGGTCCAGCGGGCGGAGCACATTACTCCCCTCGTCCGGGATCTCGTGGTCTTTCCCTCCGTGGAGGAAGTGATCTACTCGGGCAAGCTGGTGGAGCGCCTTTCCACCATCTCCAGGGCGTCGGCGGCGGTATCGGCAACCATCCTCGTCCTTGCGGTGATCATCAGCGCCCTGGTGATTTTCAACACCATCCGGATTGCCATCTATTCCAGAAAGGAAGAAATCGAGGTGATGCTCCTTATCGGGGCCACCAAGACCTACATTTCCCTTCCCTTCGTTATTCAGGGAATGTTCCTCGGCGCAGGGGGGGCCCTTCTGGCCGTGGCGGGCCTCTGGGCCACCTACGCGTCGGCGGTGAACGCCGTGCGTTCGACCCTCGCGTTTCTTGATATAATTGTCAACCAGCAGGTCCTGCTCCAGTTCTTTCTCCTTCTCTTTGCCACTGGTGCGACCATGGGCTGGATGTGCAGCTGGCTCGCCGTGAGCCGCTTTACGTCGAGGGCGCTTCGCCCCCGCTGA
- a CDS encoding murein hydrolase activator EnvC family protein, with translation MKTARTACFLLAIALFLASAGPLPGASGLDSRIAQEEARMRILEKQISEHQKRAKQMGEKEKGVLTQLNSLDQKKKVTEQRIRVLELKLEKVKNTISNLRAEVRLTEQELAEMMHVFENRLVDIYKYGGVAEFNLLLSSTTAHEAMETSYLLNRIALQDQAMISGMLEKKDRLLQAAAQMEQQEKELAVNTSHLGKERKTFREEINKSNAFLGQVRQERALHEQAVKELQQSQKEIQQTVTALMRKKRDEESRDRGRSAQYTYLPSGGQLSWPVQGQISSTFGTRVHPVFKTKMMHTGIDIRAPRGTPVRAAGPGEVLFAGWLRGYGQVIIIDHGNNLSSVYAHLSSMSVRESAAVKKGQTIGSVGSTGTATGAHLHFEVRVGGDARDPMRYLRK, from the coding sequence GTGAAGACCGCACGAACAGCCTGTTTTCTCCTTGCGATCGCCCTTTTTCTCGCCTCCGCCGGCCCCCTTCCCGGTGCCTCCGGCCTTGACAGCAGGATAGCCCAGGAAGAGGCCAGGATGAGAATCCTGGAAAAGCAGATTTCCGAGCACCAGAAGCGGGCAAAGCAGATGGGGGAGAAGGAGAAGGGTGTGCTCACCCAGCTCAATTCCCTGGACCAGAAGAAGAAGGTGACGGAACAAAGGATACGGGTGCTCGAACTGAAGCTTGAAAAAGTGAAAAACACCATCTCCAACCTCAGGGCGGAAGTCCGGCTGACGGAGCAGGAGCTCGCGGAGATGATGCACGTCTTTGAAAACCGTCTCGTGGACATTTACAAGTACGGCGGCGTGGCGGAATTCAACCTTCTTCTTTCCTCCACCACGGCCCACGAGGCCATGGAAACCTCCTACCTGCTGAACCGCATCGCCCTCCAGGACCAGGCCATGATCAGCGGAATGCTCGAAAAGAAGGACCGCCTGCTTCAGGCGGCCGCCCAGATGGAGCAGCAGGAGAAGGAACTTGCCGTCAACACCTCCCATCTCGGCAAAGAGAGGAAAACTTTCCGGGAAGAGATCAACAAGAGCAACGCCTTTCTCGGCCAGGTGAGGCAGGAGAGGGCCCTCCACGAGCAGGCGGTGAAGGAGCTGCAGCAGTCCCAGAAGGAAATCCAGCAGACCGTGACGGCCCTCATGAGGAAAAAGCGGGATGAAGAGTCCCGGGACAGGGGGCGCTCCGCCCAGTACACCTATCTTCCTTCGGGAGGGCAGCTCTCCTGGCCTGTCCAGGGGCAGATCAGCAGCACCTTCGGCACAAGGGTCCATCCTGTGTTCAAGACGAAGATGATGCATACCGGGATCGACATCCGTGCCCCCAGGGGAACCCCGGTGAGGGCCGCCGGACCCGGCGAGGTGCTGTTCGCAGGTTGGCTGAGAGGGTACGGCCAGGTGATTATCATAGACCACGGCAATAATCTCTCATCCGTCTACGCTCACCTTTCAAGCATGTCGGTCCGGGAGAGCGCGGCGGTAAAAAAGGGACAGACCATCGGGTCAGTGGGGAGCACGGGAACGGCCACGGGCGCCCACCTTCATTTCGAGGTGCGCGTCGGCGGCGATGCCAGGGATCCCATGCGGTATCTGAGAAAATAG
- a CDS encoding S41 family peptidase, with translation MSEQKTHFRKRVRDWLGGIVLGAAAAGLIVAAGAADLGDFERIAPFNPQAMWLMKQARAIIETYQVDSAEKPADEDKLLYGAIKGMVEAWGDPYTRFVDPGQLKEEEIEMEGEYGGLGIYIGQRDGKTLVISPIEDTPADRVGLKPQDQIVKIEDEIILGWDSQQVVKRLRGKPGTSVTIWVRREGEEELLKFEIVRENIKLISVRSEMIDKNLGYVKITQFKQKTAQEVRSAFSALMKDGAKGFVLDLRNNGGGLLNGAVEICDMFLNGGLVVGMKGRVDRANDEIYANPGTLTSLPMVVLINEGSASASEIVAGALSDRGRAVSVGKKTFGKGSVQTLFNLTDGSGLYVTIARYHTPSGKVIDHVGLEPDIVVEGEVTREKDKDEQLKRALEELRNIISGKSSPAVKLPKAS, from the coding sequence ATGTCCGAACAAAAAACACACTTTCGAAAAAGAGTTCGGGACTGGCTCGGAGGCATCGTTCTCGGAGCGGCTGCAGCGGGGCTCATCGTGGCTGCGGGTGCGGCCGACCTCGGCGACTTCGAGCGGATCGCCCCCTTCAACCCCCAGGCCATGTGGCTCATGAAACAGGCCCGGGCCATCATAGAGACCTACCAGGTGGATTCCGCCGAGAAGCCCGCCGATGAAGACAAGCTCCTCTACGGCGCCATCAAGGGGATGGTGGAGGCCTGGGGGGATCCCTACACCCGTTTCGTTGACCCCGGCCAGCTCAAGGAAGAGGAAATCGAGATGGAAGGGGAGTACGGGGGGCTCGGGATATACATCGGCCAGCGGGACGGAAAAACCCTGGTCATCAGCCCTATCGAGGATACCCCCGCAGACCGGGTGGGCCTCAAGCCCCAGGACCAGATCGTGAAGATAGAGGACGAGATTATCCTCGGCTGGGATTCCCAGCAGGTGGTGAAGCGCCTTCGGGGCAAACCGGGTACCTCGGTGACCATCTGGGTCCGCCGGGAAGGCGAGGAGGAGCTCCTGAAGTTCGAGATTGTCCGGGAGAACATCAAGCTTATCTCCGTCCGCTCCGAGATGATAGACAAGAACCTGGGGTACGTGAAGATCACCCAGTTCAAGCAGAAGACCGCCCAGGAAGTGCGGAGCGCCTTCTCCGCACTGATGAAGGACGGTGCGAAGGGGTTCGTGCTGGATCTCCGGAACAACGGCGGCGGCCTCCTCAACGGAGCGGTGGAGATATGCGACATGTTCCTCAACGGCGGTCTGGTGGTCGGAATGAAGGGACGGGTGGATCGGGCCAACGATGAAATCTACGCCAACCCGGGCACCTTGACGAGCCTGCCCATGGTGGTGCTTATCAACGAGGGAAGCGCTTCGGCCTCCGAGATCGTTGCGGGCGCCCTTTCCGACCGCGGCCGGGCTGTCTCGGTGGGAAAGAAGACCTTCGGCAAGGGATCGGTGCAGACCCTGTTCAACCTTACGGACGGATCGGGGCTCTACGTGACTATCGCCCGGTATCACACTCCTTCGGGGAAGGTGATCGACCACGTGGGACTGGAGCCGGACATCGTGGTCGAAGGCGAAGTCACCCGGGAGAAGGACAAGGACGAGCAGCTCAAGCGGGCCCTGGAAGAGCTCCGGAACATCATCTCCGGTAAAAGTTCTCCTGCGGTGAAACTGCCGAAGGCATCCTGA
- a CDS encoding divergent polysaccharide deacetylase family protein yields MPEPVREEPAGPGAFPAENGDYPGRETPGGEKEETAPSAEKEGGGSRKLGPGPYIAIVIDDFGFSKAITDGYAELTLPLTWAIIPFQSHSLYAAERAEKAGIPFMIHMPMGAGGDKKWDEKTGVIDSGMSAETVTLLLRRAMAFLPGALGMNNHRGSRATRDEKLMETVMTELASTSLFFLDSRTSSVSVAYNTARAKGIPAAFCSIFLDHEPAEEFMETQFQRGLALASKRGWVVMIAHTRQGTLDFLKKKSDSPPEDVTFVTMPELMHILWDRSGMSSREHLSGRTVFNAGCRSRAANEEDFS; encoded by the coding sequence TTGCCGGAACCTGTACGGGAAGAGCCGGCCGGGCCGGGTGCATTCCCCGCTGAAAACGGAGACTATCCGGGACGGGAAACTCCGGGCGGAGAAAAAGAAGAAACCGCTCCCTCCGCAGAAAAAGAGGGAGGCGGTTCCCGGAAGCTCGGGCCGGGACCCTATATCGCCATCGTCATCGACGACTTCGGTTTTTCGAAAGCCATTACGGACGGTTATGCTGAGCTGACCCTCCCGCTGACATGGGCTATCATCCCCTTCCAGTCCCACTCTCTCTATGCCGCCGAGCGGGCGGAAAAGGCAGGGATTCCCTTCATGATCCACATGCCCATGGGTGCCGGTGGAGACAAAAAGTGGGATGAAAAGACAGGAGTCATCGACTCGGGCATGTCCGCCGAAACAGTCACCCTGCTCCTTCGGAGGGCAATGGCTTTCCTCCCGGGAGCCCTCGGGATGAACAACCACAGGGGGTCCAGGGCGACCAGGGATGAAAAGCTCATGGAAACCGTTATGACCGAGCTGGCCTCCACCTCCCTTTTCTTTCTCGACAGCAGGACATCTTCAGTCTCGGTAGCGTATAATACAGCCCGGGCAAAGGGCATACCCGCAGCATTCTGTTCCATTTTCCTCGACCACGAGCCGGCGGAGGAATTCATGGAGACGCAGTTTCAGCGGGGACTGGCCCTCGCTTCCAAAAGAGGATGGGTGGTCATGATCGCCCACACCCGGCAGGGGACTCTGGATTTTCTGAAGAAAAAAAGCGATTCCCCTCCGGAAGATGTTACGTTCGTCACCATGCCCGAACTGATGCACATCCTGTGGGACCGGAGCGGCATGTCGTCCCGGGAGCACCTGTCCGGAAGAACGGTATTCAATGCAGGCTGCCGAAGCCGGGCGGCCAACGAGGAGGATTTTTCGTGA
- a CDS encoding adenylosuccinate synthase has product MKGRVEVIIGAQWGDEGKGRVVDALGSRVDIFARYQGGANAGHTVIVEGKKYVFHLLPSGMLYPCKICVIGNGVVIDPEQLLNELRELQDQGKDRARLVISGAAHVVMPYHKKLDTAQENQRGKGRKIGTTGRGIGPAYVDKYSRCGVRVEDLLDADSLREKLEYNLDEKNLFLSKIYGEEPLPFNEVFEQAVEWGKALAPYVGDASLVIGEAIREGRGVLFEGAQGTLLDVDHGTYPYVTSSSPVAAGGCVGLGVGPSAVDRVIGVVKAYCTRVGEGPFPTEDGGENGNRLREKGWEYGATTGRPRRCGWLDLVALRYAVRVNGMSSIALTKLDVLTGFERIPVCTGYEIDGKAEEHFPSGAHRQWKAKPVYGFLDGWNEDLSACTEFGQLPLQARKYVEYIETACGVPVNLVGVGPGRDQTILRNF; this is encoded by the coding sequence GTGAAAGGTCGCGTTGAGGTCATTATAGGCGCCCAGTGGGGCGATGAGGGAAAAGGAAGGGTTGTGGACGCCCTCGGGTCAAGGGTGGACATCTTTGCCCGGTACCAGGGAGGCGCCAATGCCGGACACACGGTGATCGTGGAGGGAAAAAAATACGTTTTCCACCTCCTGCCCTCGGGAATGCTCTATCCCTGCAAGATATGCGTCATAGGCAACGGGGTGGTCATCGATCCCGAACAGCTTCTCAACGAACTGAGGGAACTCCAGGACCAGGGGAAGGACCGGGCCCGGCTCGTCATCAGCGGCGCCGCCCACGTGGTCATGCCGTACCATAAAAAGCTGGACACCGCCCAGGAAAACCAGCGGGGGAAGGGGCGGAAAATAGGCACCACCGGAAGAGGCATCGGTCCCGCCTACGTGGACAAGTACAGCCGGTGCGGCGTGCGGGTGGAAGACCTGCTCGACGCCGATTCCCTCCGGGAAAAGCTGGAATACAACCTGGACGAGAAAAATTTATTTCTCTCCAAGATATACGGAGAGGAACCTCTTCCGTTCAACGAGGTCTTCGAGCAGGCTGTTGAATGGGGCAAAGCCCTCGCCCCCTACGTCGGAGACGCTTCACTCGTCATCGGGGAGGCCATACGGGAAGGCCGGGGAGTCCTTTTCGAAGGAGCCCAGGGTACTCTCCTCGATGTGGACCACGGCACCTATCCCTATGTCACAAGCTCATCGCCCGTGGCCGCCGGAGGCTGCGTGGGGCTGGGCGTGGGGCCTTCCGCGGTGGACAGGGTCATCGGCGTGGTGAAGGCTTACTGCACCAGGGTGGGAGAAGGTCCCTTCCCGACGGAAGATGGGGGGGAGAACGGGAACCGACTGAGAGAAAAGGGATGGGAGTACGGAGCCACCACCGGAAGGCCCCGCCGCTGCGGCTGGCTTGATCTCGTCGCCCTGCGCTATGCTGTCAGGGTGAACGGCATGTCCTCCATCGCTCTCACAAAGCTTGACGTGCTCACGGGTTTCGAGCGGATTCCCGTCTGCACGGGGTATGAGATCGACGGAAAGGCTGAGGAGCATTTCCCCAGCGGAGCTCACCGACAGTGGAAAGCGAAGCCGGTGTACGGATTTCTCGACGGGTGGAACGAAGACCTCTCGGCGTGCACTGAATTCGGGCAGCTTCCTCTCCAGGCCAGGAAATACGTGGAATATATCGAGACAGCCTGCGGTGTTCCCGTAAACCTTGTCGGTGTCGGTCCGGGAAGGGACCAGACTATCCTCAGGAATTTCTAG
- the rimI gene encoding ribosomal protein S18-alanine N-acetyltransferase — protein sequence MELDFCSSADLEGICSVEEQSSASPWPRKVIESDLSGDSPYLYLCARAGGIILGFGAVLRKGKTAGLANLAVLPEFRRRGVGSQLLAGLAEIAESLGCSRMSLYVRQSNTGAADLYRLFGFSVLGRHKGYYAGGEDALLMEAPLPLRLPGDRGEGPSEQG from the coding sequence GTGGAACTGGACTTCTGCTCCTCTGCCGACCTGGAAGGGATCTGCTCGGTGGAGGAGCAGTCCTCTGCTTCCCCCTGGCCCCGGAAGGTCATTGAGAGCGATCTCTCAGGCGACAGCCCCTATCTCTACCTGTGTGCCAGGGCGGGCGGCATCATCCTCGGTTTCGGTGCCGTTCTCAGGAAGGGGAAAACCGCCGGGCTTGCAAACCTTGCCGTGCTTCCGGAATTCCGGAGGAGGGGAGTGGGCTCCCAGCTCCTGGCCGGGCTTGCGGAAATCGCCGAATCTCTGGGATGCAGCCGGATGAGTCTCTATGTGAGACAGTCGAACACCGGAGCGGCGGACTTGTATCGCCTCTTCGGGTTTTCTGTTCTCGGGCGGCACAAAGGATACTACGCCGGCGGAGAAGACGCCCTGCTCATGGAAGCGCCCCTTCCTCTCCGTCTTCCGGGGGACAGAGGGGAAGGCCCTTCGGAGCAGGGCTGA
- a CDS encoding ArsR/SmtB family transcription factor: MESILSISKALGEKNRLRAFLALMDTEELCVCDVGDFLGLAPATVSRHMSILHRAGLIESEKRGRWVYYRMGTAVDPRLLEWIRHSVGKDGFPVQDRAKINEIVRLHREHDNCEGKRG, encoded by the coding sequence GTGGAATCGATCCTTTCCATCTCAAAAGCACTCGGCGAAAAGAACAGGCTCCGGGCATTTCTGGCGCTCATGGACACGGAAGAGCTTTGCGTATGCGATGTGGGTGACTTCCTCGGACTTGCCCCCGCGACTGTTTCCCGCCACATGAGCATACTCCACCGGGCCGGGCTCATCGAATCGGAAAAAAGAGGGCGGTGGGTTTACTACCGTATGGGGACAGCCGTCGATCCCCGGCTGCTTGAGTGGATACGTCACTCGGTGGGGAAAGACGGCTTCCCGGTGCAGGACAGGGCAAAAATCAATGAAATCGTCAGACTGCACAGGGAGCATGACAATTGTGAAGGCAAGAGGGGGTAA
- a CDS encoding arsenate reductase ArsC: MKEKLKVLFLCTGNSCRSQMAEGWARYLHGDAVEAWSAGIETHGLNPNAVAVMKEVGADISGHRSKNVTELLDIPFDFVITVCGDADERCPFFPGSARIIHRGFDDPPKLALDKETEEEKLDCYRRVRDEIRAFIESLPGFLDNLPE; encoded by the coding sequence ATGAAGGAGAAACTGAAGGTGCTTTTTCTCTGTACTGGAAACTCGTGTCGCAGCCAGATGGCGGAAGGGTGGGCCCGGTATCTCCACGGAGACGCCGTAGAGGCATGGTCAGCGGGGATCGAAACCCATGGTCTGAACCCCAATGCCGTGGCGGTGATGAAAGAAGTCGGGGCGGACATCTCCGGGCACAGGTCGAAAAACGTCACGGAACTGCTGGACATTCCTTTCGACTTCGTGATCACCGTATGCGGCGACGCCGATGAACGATGCCCCTTCTTCCCAGGAAGCGCACGGATCATCCACCGGGGGTTCGACGACCCCCCGAAGCTCGCCCTGGACAAGGAAACGGAAGAGGAAAAACTGGACTGTTACCGCCGGGTCCGGGACGAAATACGGGCATTCATAGAAAGCCTTCCCGGCTTTCTGGATAACCTCCCTGAATAG
- the arsM gene encoding arsenite methyltransferase codes for MDDIRDYVKERYARAIKNSTSCCRSGACCCGTTGASDILNMTRGNYDGEILENTPEHMADQSFGCGNPFTEARIHPGETVLDLGSGAGLDLFLASEATGPYGKVIGLDMTDEMLETAAENLRGLDNVTLVKGYIEDMPLESGTVDVIISNCVINLSPDKGKVLKEAFRVLRPGGRFCVSDTVFLRPVTERAVKNLAAWSGCISGALQEAEYAALLKEAGFIDVEVRRTKVYEMPDALAAMTFPELSPEERNEINGALASAIILGKKPLVKPEEGRDFTVRRATSGDVPAIAALLEENGLTPLGVAETPENFLVLEYSGIAAVAGMEILGDTGLLRSLAVRRKDRKKGFGERMTDAVIDRAREKGVRTVYLLTETAERFFGRAGFTAARREDIPAPLMQSSALDRVCPQGSAVLRLFLG; via the coding sequence ATGGACGACATACGCGACTATGTGAAAGAACGGTACGCCAGGGCGATCAAAAACAGCACATCCTGCTGCAGATCAGGAGCGTGCTGCTGCGGCACGACGGGTGCCTCCGACATCCTGAACATGACCCGGGGAAATTACGACGGTGAAATACTGGAGAACACTCCCGAACACATGGCCGATCAGTCCTTCGGCTGCGGCAATCCCTTCACCGAAGCCCGCATCCATCCGGGGGAGACCGTCCTCGATCTGGGAAGCGGCGCGGGCCTGGACCTTTTCCTCGCTTCGGAAGCCACGGGACCCTACGGAAAAGTCATCGGACTCGACATGACCGACGAAATGCTCGAAACCGCGGCCGAAAACCTCAGGGGGCTGGACAACGTCACTCTCGTGAAGGGGTACATCGAGGACATGCCCCTCGAGAGCGGCACCGTCGACGTGATCATCTCCAACTGCGTCATCAATCTCTCCCCGGACAAGGGGAAGGTACTGAAGGAGGCCTTTCGGGTGCTTCGTCCCGGCGGCCGGTTCTGCGTCTCCGACACGGTGTTTCTCCGTCCTGTGACGGAGCGGGCCGTGAAGAACCTCGCCGCATGGTCCGGCTGTATCTCCGGGGCCCTGCAGGAGGCGGAGTACGCCGCTCTTCTGAAGGAAGCGGGATTCATTGATGTCGAAGTCCGGCGAACGAAGGTCTACGAAATGCCGGACGCTCTGGCCGCCATGACGTTTCCCGAACTTTCGCCCGAAGAACGGAATGAGATCAACGGCGCGCTGGCCAGCGCGATCATTCTGGGCAAAAAGCCCCTCGTGAAACCCGAAGAGGGGCGGGACTTCACCGTCAGACGGGCGACCTCAGGGGACGTGCCCGCCATCGCAGCGCTTCTTGAGGAGAACGGACTCACACCCCTCGGCGTTGCCGAAACGCCGGAGAACTTTCTGGTGCTCGAGTATTCCGGGATAGCTGCCGTCGCCGGCATGGAGATTCTGGGCGATACGGGGCTGCTCCGTTCTCTCGCGGTACGGCGAAAGGACAGGAAGAAGGGCTTCGGTGAGCGGATGACCGATGCCGTCATCGACCGGGCCCGGGAGAAGGGCGTCCGGACGGTGTATCTTCTTACCGAAACGGCGGAGCGGTTCTTCGGTCGTGCCGGATTCACCGCCGCCCGGAGGGAAGATATCCCGGCCCCGCTGATGCAAAGCTCCGCGCTGGACAGGGTGTGCCCCCAGGGCAGCGCTGTTCTGCGCCTCTTTCTCGGATGA
- a CDS encoding universal stress protein has product MADVFQKILVATDLSDASERMACSLGELKALGTKDIVLLHCINIRDVGTLASQLIKAAEPHFRKQQIFLENRGFSVTPKIALGLPQIEINRQAEEHDCSLIVVGSRGGTMAKEILLGGVASEVVHGASKPVLILRVGIHEEKGDAVCIMEKCSPLGHILFPTDFSDNAEHAYSHLKKFAEKGAEKITLLHVQDEVRIGKHLMEKLDEFNRIDSGRLGRMKEELLRCGAKEVNTEIVFGNPKKILVDKVKANGYSLVLLGSQGRGYIGQFFMGSVSLAVARQSIIPVLLVPAAVC; this is encoded by the coding sequence GTGGCTGATGTGTTTCAAAAGATTCTTGTAGCGACGGATCTCTCGGACGCTTCCGAGCGAATGGCGTGCAGCCTGGGGGAGTTGAAGGCCCTCGGGACGAAGGATATCGTTCTTCTTCACTGCATCAACATCCGCGACGTGGGAACGCTTGCCTCGCAACTTATCAAGGCGGCTGAACCGCATTTTCGAAAACAACAGATATTCCTTGAGAATCGTGGCTTTTCCGTTACCCCGAAAATAGCGCTGGGTCTTCCGCAGATCGAGATCAATCGCCAGGCTGAGGAACACGACTGCTCCCTGATTGTTGTCGGCTCCAGGGGAGGAACCATGGCGAAGGAGATTCTGCTCGGCGGGGTGGCCTCGGAGGTCGTGCATGGGGCGTCGAAGCCCGTCCTCATCCTGAGGGTAGGAATCCATGAAGAGAAAGGGGATGCTGTTTGCATTATGGAAAAATGCTCGCCGCTTGGACACATCCTCTTTCCAACCGATTTCTCTGACAATGCCGAACATGCGTACTCGCATCTGAAAAAGTTTGCTGAAAAGGGTGCGGAAAAGATCACTCTTCTTCACGTCCAGGACGAGGTGCGCATCGGAAAACATCTGATGGAGAAGCTCGACGAGTTCAACCGGATCGATTCCGGCAGGCTGGGGAGAATGAAGGAGGAGCTTCTCCGCTGCGGAGCGAAGGAAGTGAATACGGAGATAGTCTTCGGCAACCCAAAGAAGATCCTTGTCGACAAGGTGAAAGCGAACGGCTACTCTCTGGTGCTTCTCGGCAGCCAGGGGAGAGGATACATCGGGCAGTTTTTCATGGGGAGCGTAAGCCTCGCGGTGGCCAGACAGTCAATTATACCAGTCCTGCTTGTCCCTGCGGCAGTCTGCTGA